In Labrus bergylta chromosome 6, fLabBer1.1, whole genome shotgun sequence, the following proteins share a genomic window:
- the LOC110004801 gene encoding tetratricopeptide repeat protein 4-like — MQGRGIKLLQPVKPRQRASDSEDEDEGSSAAIAQLSVDGLSSQEVMGAQVFLDEKGFLHWPVLFLYPEHQQSDFISAFCENSCFMDHIAVMFGEELPPWDADRKYHPQNLQLYFEDGKTETLYQVNPQTSLLKVLQHKRFFVKGGTPSFIVVVNGSPFTKQFLTGKKTQEL; from the exons ATGCAGGGTCGTGGCATTAAGCTCCTGCAGCCGGTGAAGCCTCGTCAGCGTGCTTCAGACAGTGAGGACGAGGACGAAGGCTCCTCTGCAGCGATAGCACAGCTCAGTGTGGACGGCCTCAGCTCTCAGGAGGTGATGGGGGCTCAGGTGTTCCTGGATGAGAAGGGCTTCCTGCACTGGCCCGTTCTCTTCCTCTATCCAGAACACCAGCAGAGTGACTTCATCTCTGCCTTCTGTGAGAACAGCTG TTTTATGGATCACATCGCGGTCATGTTTGGAGAGGAACTTCCACCTTGGGATGCGGACAGAAAATACCACCCGCAAAACCTTCAG CTGTACTTTGAAGATGGAAAGACGGAGACACTCTACCAAGTCAACCCACAGACGTCGCTTTTGAAAGTGCTGCAGCATAAAAG GTTTTTTGTCAAAGGAGGAACTCCGAGCTTCATCGTTGTGGTGAACGGCTCACCTTTCACCAAACAGTTTTTaacaggaaagaaaacacaagaactGTAA